Proteins encoded by one window of Alkalinema sp. FACHB-956:
- a CDS encoding thioesterase family protein, protein MPNPQPALPTSNLTQEALHLSVNDWFEYPVKVHPHHTDYGGVVWHGTYLTWMEEARVEALRSLGIEYSEIVNMGCELLVVDLSMRYHRGVRMGEEILIRTRLVDMQGVRINWVYELKSLDRATLYVKANVTLVAVDRENGKIMRRLPPAVKSILTKRPS, encoded by the coding sequence ATGCCTAACCCTCAACCGGCCTTACCCACCAGTAACTTAACCCAAGAGGCGCTCCATCTCTCTGTTAATGACTGGTTTGAGTATCCTGTCAAGGTGCATCCCCATCACACGGACTATGGTGGTGTTGTGTGGCATGGAACCTATTTGACTTGGATGGAAGAAGCACGGGTCGAAGCGTTGCGTTCTCTGGGAATTGAATATTCCGAGATCGTGAATATGGGCTGCGAACTGCTTGTGGTGGATCTGTCCATGCGCTACCACCGCGGCGTTCGCATGGGCGAGGAAATCTTGATTCGGACGCGCTTGGTGGATATGCAGGGGGTGAGAATTAATTGGGTCTATGAACTGAAGTCCCTCGATCGGGCCACCTTGTATGTCAAAGCCAATGTGACCCTTGTCGCCGTCGATCGGGAAAATGGCAAAATTATGCGACGCCTGCCCCCCGCTGTGAAATCCATTTTGACGAAACGACCGTCCTAG
- a CDS encoding phosphodiester glycosidase family protein, with product MIVAIANGVIMHKSFPLQILADRRYQPWLWLVLTVLLLVPIGMHNRGYFQRPDRTAITLEIAPGITYQRIFLNTSQPVVFHVARIDLQSGAIGVLVTPSLPGTGRQKTQARTTSDFLQEFRLQLAVNASFFYPFREEAPWDYFPKAGDRVFAAGQTIAQGQEYAPPVPDHPVICFDRQHRGQILETHTCPAGTWNAVAGNFLLLKSGKILPMAFQDQRRYPRLLVALDRSGDTLWLILSDGKQPGYSRGSTLQESAELAQRLGAETALNLDGGGSTTMVAAISNQSKVLNAPIHNKIPMTERPVANHLGFYLRDRDRK from the coding sequence ATGATTGTAGCGATTGCCAATGGCGTCATCATGCACAAGTCGTTTCCATTGCAAATTTTAGCCGATCGCCGTTATCAACCCTGGCTATGGCTTGTGTTGACTGTTTTGCTGCTGGTTCCGATCGGGATGCATAATCGGGGATATTTCCAACGCCCCGATCGTACAGCTATCACCCTAGAAATAGCTCCTGGAATCACCTACCAGCGGATATTTTTGAACACTTCCCAACCTGTTGTTTTTCACGTTGCTCGTATCGATTTGCAATCCGGAGCGATCGGGGTGTTGGTGACGCCGAGTCTACCGGGCACAGGCCGACAGAAAACCCAAGCCCGCACCACCTCAGACTTTTTGCAGGAATTTCGCTTGCAATTAGCCGTCAATGCAAGTTTTTTTTATCCCTTCCGGGAAGAAGCGCCCTGGGACTACTTTCCCAAGGCAGGCGATCGGGTCTTTGCTGCGGGACAAACCATTGCCCAGGGCCAGGAATACGCTCCACCCGTCCCAGATCATCCAGTCATTTGTTTCGATCGGCAACACCGAGGCCAAATTCTAGAGACCCACACCTGTCCAGCAGGGACCTGGAATGCGGTTGCCGGAAATTTTCTCCTCCTGAAATCCGGCAAAATTTTACCCATGGCCTTTCAGGATCAACGTCGCTATCCTCGACTCCTTGTTGCATTGGATCGATCGGGAGATACCCTCTGGCTGATTCTGTCCGACGGTAAGCAGCCCGGTTACAGTCGCGGTTCCACGCTCCAGGAATCGGCAGAACTGGCCCAACGGCTGGGAGCGGAGACTGCCCTCAATTTAGACGGTGGCGGATCAACCACGATGGTTGCGGCCATTTCCAACCAATCCAAGGTGCTGAATGCCCCAATTCACAATAAAATTCCCATGACTGAACGCCCCGTTGCTAACCACTTGGGATTTTATCTACGCGATCGCGATCGCAAGTGA
- a CDS encoding SagB/ThcOx family dehydrogenase, giving the protein MPDSPISIAQHYHERTKYSPENLKQGSEIDWDKQPVPFKEYPIGITFDLKPYLQESTIAAYAHAPSELFWYRLSHLLVCSYGLTGMIPQNGEPYYLRAAPSAGGLYPAEMYLISRGTPELPAGLYNYQAKTHSLLHFWESDLWTALQSACFWHPALEGTQLALVITDVFYRSAWRYQDRAYRRICLDTGHLLGNLELAGSISDFRPHLIGGFADRAMNSLLYLDAEQEGTMAVLALADRRLVNQNLPLSKTALPSQTQADYPRKLPNGALLSYLHQATEIAVSDAKVDWKIPVAETDRVDKYNFPFCLKVPMATKPILWGQDLTGLEDTLLSRRSTRDYNGEPITLTELQAMLSFTYQPQQYIEQHLDRSPDYFDLNLVETFIAVSGVTGLEEGCYYYAPKAQELRQIRFKNFRQELHYLCLGQNLGRDAAAVVFHTADLSAAIEQYGDRAYRYLHLDAGHLGQRLNLAAIRLGLGVSGIGGFFDDQVNEVLGIPADEAVLYITTLGRPWHNPRK; this is encoded by the coding sequence ATGCCGGATTCGCCCATTTCCATTGCCCAGCACTATCACGAACGCACGAAGTACAGCCCAGAGAACCTCAAACAAGGGAGCGAGATCGACTGGGACAAGCAACCTGTGCCGTTTAAGGAATATCCGATCGGCATCACCTTTGACCTCAAACCCTACCTCCAGGAATCGACGATCGCGGCCTATGCCCATGCGCCCAGTGAATTGTTTTGGTATCGACTATCACACTTGTTAGTCTGTAGCTACGGTTTAACCGGGATGATTCCCCAGAACGGTGAGCCCTATTACCTGCGGGCTGCCCCATCAGCGGGCGGGCTCTATCCAGCGGAAATGTATTTGATTTCGCGGGGGACTCCTGAACTGCCCGCTGGGTTGTACAACTACCAGGCCAAAACCCATAGTCTGCTCCATTTCTGGGAAAGCGACCTCTGGACAGCATTGCAATCCGCCTGCTTTTGGCACCCCGCCTTGGAAGGTACGCAACTGGCTTTAGTGATTACAGATGTGTTCTATCGATCGGCGTGGCGTTACCAGGATCGGGCCTACCGTCGGATTTGTCTGGATACGGGGCATTTACTGGGGAACCTGGAATTAGCGGGTTCCATTAGCGATTTTCGGCCTCACCTAATTGGTGGCTTTGCAGATCGGGCGATGAATTCGCTGCTGTATCTCGATGCGGAGCAAGAAGGGACGATGGCGGTTTTGGCCTTGGCCGATCGACGCTTGGTGAACCAAAACCTCCCCCTGAGTAAAACCGCACTGCCCAGTCAGACCCAAGCCGACTATCCCCGCAAACTGCCCAATGGCGCTTTGCTGAGTTACCTCCACCAAGCGACGGAAATTGCAGTTTCCGATGCCAAAGTGGATTGGAAGATTCCGGTTGCCGAAACCGATCGCGTTGATAAATATAACTTTCCCTTCTGTCTCAAGGTGCCCATGGCCACTAAACCGATTCTCTGGGGCCAGGATTTGACGGGATTAGAAGATACCCTTTTGAGTCGTCGATCGACCCGTGACTATAACGGCGAACCCATTACGCTGACCGAACTCCAAGCGATGCTCAGCTTTACCTATCAGCCCCAGCAATACATTGAGCAACATTTAGATCGATCGCCGGACTATTTTGACCTCAATTTGGTAGAAACTTTTATTGCTGTCTCCGGCGTAACGGGTTTGGAGGAGGGCTGTTATTACTACGCACCCAAAGCGCAGGAATTGCGGCAAATTCGGTTTAAAAACTTCCGCCAGGAACTCCATTACCTCTGTTTGGGGCAGAATTTGGGTCGAGATGCGGCGGCAGTGGTGTTTCATACCGCTGACCTTTCAGCGGCGATCGAACAATATGGCGATCGGGCCTACCGCTACCTGCATTTAGATGCCGGACATTTGGGGCAACGGCTGAACCTCGCAGCAATTCGTCTAGGCTTGGGGGTGAGTGGCATTGGTGGCTTTTTTGATGATCAGGTGAATGAAGTTTTGGGAATTCCTGCCGATGAAGCGGTACTCTACATCACGACCCTGGGACGACCTTGGCACAACCCTCGGAAATAA
- a CDS encoding Uma2 family endonuclease has translation MDTLTIDVSAAGLTDDQFYSICRQNEVLRFEMTARGNLIVMSPVGGVSGDREMWLGAKVWNWNDGAQLGKVFSSSTIFQLPNGAKRSPDVAWIALNRWAALSEAEQEKFPPLAPDFVIELRSRTDDLATLQAKMQEYLDNGVQLGWLFDPQNQQVEIYQPGQPVEVRSLPTQLSGADLLPGFSLEVPRF, from the coding sequence ATGGATACGCTAACGATCGATGTTTCTGCTGCTGGCCTGACGGATGATCAGTTTTATAGCATCTGTCGGCAAAACGAAGTGTTGCGCTTTGAAATGACGGCGCGGGGAAATTTGATTGTGATGTCCCCAGTGGGTGGTGTGAGCGGCGATCGAGAAATGTGGCTGGGGGCCAAGGTGTGGAACTGGAATGATGGAGCCCAGTTAGGCAAAGTTTTCAGTTCTTCCACTATCTTTCAATTGCCCAATGGGGCGAAGCGATCGCCCGATGTCGCTTGGATTGCCCTGAACCGTTGGGCCGCACTCTCAGAAGCCGAGCAGGAAAAATTTCCGCCCCTTGCCCCCGATTTTGTCATTGAACTACGATCGCGCACGGACGATTTAGCCACCCTCCAAGCCAAGATGCAGGAGTATTTAGACAATGGGGTGCAGCTGGGCTGGTTGTTTGATCCCCAAAACCAACAGGTAGAAATTTACCAACCAGGACAACCCGTCGAAGTGCGATCGCTACCGACCCAGCTATCTGGCGCAGACCTGCTGCCAGGGTTTAGCCTCGAGGTGCCTCGGTTTTAG
- a CDS encoding helix-turn-helix domain-containing protein: MLAQDSAFQSLHNTTPGAEAADHCRQIIAQVETALCRSDVYRQALDQLQQLAVENGTSTHFMLKSVIRETIRLAVRCVTQAGDATIAPPSLETSPPLPPDTVDAVNSAESVQQTQTDAEDQEDAATFKAIEQVLQTKPNSALAVFQPKPRERKLTPAEQAQKAADERAVRLRRLCARIKYERQSRGFSLAQIHARTFIPLYHLQAIEQCNIEHLPEDIYLRGFVRRLEQTFGLGLGALTDGFPDPQPAQAVPTWYYNQTDATPKKGGGLNVHPLHLYLTYGAVMAGGVFWLSQQAAPKANVAPIQIDESFPQQSAAPIQSKSDAKTAKTKAAISQQVAAPEILR; encoded by the coding sequence ATGCTCGCACAGGATAGCGCTTTTCAAAGCTTACATAACACAACGCCCGGTGCTGAAGCGGCAGATCATTGCCGACAAATTATCGCCCAAGTTGAAACAGCCCTTTGCCGCAGCGATGTATATCGACAAGCGCTTGACCAACTCCAACAGTTAGCGGTGGAGAATGGCACTAGTACCCATTTCATGCTGAAGTCGGTGATTCGAGAAACGATTCGGCTGGCCGTGCGCTGTGTCACGCAGGCTGGAGATGCCACGATCGCCCCTCCGTCCCTAGAAACTTCCCCTCCCCTTCCCCCAGACACTGTTGATGCAGTGAACTCCGCTGAGTCTGTCCAACAGACACAGACCGATGCAGAAGACCAGGAAGACGCTGCTACTTTTAAGGCGATCGAGCAGGTGCTGCAAACCAAGCCCAATTCAGCCTTGGCCGTATTCCAGCCGAAGCCTCGGGAACGCAAACTGACCCCAGCGGAACAGGCCCAAAAAGCTGCCGATGAGCGGGCGGTGCGGCTGCGTCGTCTCTGTGCCCGCATTAAGTACGAGCGCCAGAGTCGGGGATTCTCGCTGGCGCAGATTCATGCCCGGACGTTCATTCCGCTCTATCATTTGCAAGCGATCGAGCAATGCAATATCGAGCATCTGCCGGAGGATATTTACCTACGTGGCTTTGTGCGGCGGCTAGAGCAAACCTTTGGGCTAGGTTTGGGGGCACTGACCGATGGATTTCCCGATCCGCAGCCAGCTCAAGCGGTGCCGACTTGGTACTACAACCAGACGGACGCGACCCCCAAGAAAGGTGGCGGTTTGAATGTGCATCCCTTGCATCTCTATCTGACCTATGGGGCCGTGATGGCGGGTGGGGTTTTCTGGCTCTCGCAACAAGCGGCTCCCAAGGCGAATGTCGCTCCCATTCAGATTGATGAATCCTTCCCGCAACAGTCCGCTGCGCCCATCCAATCGAAATCGGATGCCAAAACGGCCAAAACGAAAGCAGCCATCAGTCAGCAGGTCGCAGCCCCAGAAATTCTGCGGTAG
- the ahcY gene encoding adenosylhomocysteinase, protein MIATPVQLKYDIKDIGLAPSGKQRIEWAGREMPVLKQIRDRFAQEKPFAGIRISACCHVTTETANLAIALKAGGADAILIASNPLSTQDDVAASLVADYGIPVYAIKGEDNATYHKHVQIALDHRPQLIIDDGCDVVATLVQERPEQVKELIGSTEETTTGVVRLNAMFKDGVLTFPAINVNDAETKHFFDNRYGTGQSTLDGIIRATNILLAGKTIVVAGYGWCGKGTAMRARGLGANVIVTEINPVCAIEAVMDGFRVMPMAEAAQYGDIFITVTGNKHVIRGEHFDAMKDGAIVCNSGHFDIEIDLEALKDRSTEVKTVRNFTEEYQLKSGKSVVVIGEGRLVNLAAAEGHPSAVMDMSFANQALGAEYLVKNQGQLTPGVYPVPTDLDQEIARLKLQAMGFSIDALTADQLAYINSWTSGT, encoded by the coding sequence ATGATTGCAACCCCCGTACAACTGAAGTACGACATCAAGGATATTGGCTTGGCTCCGTCCGGAAAACAGCGCATTGAGTGGGCTGGCCGGGAAATGCCTGTGCTGAAGCAAATCCGCGATCGCTTTGCCCAAGAGAAGCCCTTTGCGGGCATCCGAATTTCCGCTTGCTGCCACGTCACCACGGAAACCGCTAACCTGGCGATCGCCCTGAAAGCAGGTGGTGCCGATGCGATTCTGATCGCGTCCAACCCTCTGTCCACCCAGGATGATGTGGCGGCTAGCTTGGTGGCTGACTACGGCATTCCGGTGTACGCCATTAAGGGCGAAGACAACGCCACCTACCACAAGCACGTGCAAATCGCGCTGGATCACCGTCCCCAACTGATCATCGATGATGGTTGCGATGTGGTGGCGACGCTGGTGCAAGAGCGTCCTGAGCAGGTGAAAGAGCTGATCGGCAGCACCGAAGAAACCACCACTGGGGTTGTGCGTCTGAACGCAATGTTCAAAGATGGCGTGTTGACCTTCCCCGCGATTAACGTCAACGACGCAGAAACCAAGCACTTCTTTGATAACCGCTACGGTACGGGCCAATCCACCCTGGACGGCATCATCCGCGCGACCAACATCCTACTGGCAGGCAAAACCATCGTCGTAGCAGGCTACGGCTGGTGCGGTAAGGGTACAGCAATGCGGGCTCGTGGCTTGGGTGCCAATGTGATCGTGACGGAAATCAACCCCGTCTGTGCGATCGAAGCGGTGATGGATGGCTTCCGTGTCATGCCCATGGCTGAAGCGGCTCAGTACGGCGACATCTTCATTACCGTCACGGGTAACAAGCATGTGATTCGCGGTGAGCACTTCGATGCTATGAAAGATGGCGCGATCGTTTGCAACTCCGGTCACTTCGATATCGAAATCGACTTGGAAGCGCTGAAGGATCGTTCCACCGAAGTCAAGACCGTGCGCAACTTCACCGAAGAGTACCAACTGAAGAGTGGTAAGTCTGTCGTGGTCATCGGCGAGGGTCGTCTGGTCAACTTGGCCGCTGCGGAAGGTCACCCCAGTGCGGTGATGGATATGAGCTTTGCCAACCAAGCGTTGGGTGCAGAGTATCTGGTGAAAAACCAAGGTCAACTGACTCCGGGTGTGTATCCTGTGCCGACGGATTTGGATCAGGAAATTGCTCGGTTGAAGCTGCAAGCGATGGGCTTCTCGATCGATGCCTTGACCGCCGATCAACTGGCTTATATCAACTCTTGGACTTCTGGAACCTAA
- a CDS encoding thioredoxin family protein — MNLVKSIQGEDLDTLLAKEKFVILSCLADWSGPCRVMGTIVGQLATQYSQQVKIVKLDTGSNLLTVQRLGLKSVPTILVFQAGQMVAEFVGITPYEQLSQTIDQLLRMSLVAG, encoded by the coding sequence ATGAACCTCGTCAAATCTATTCAGGGTGAAGACTTAGACACCCTGTTAGCCAAAGAAAAGTTTGTCATTCTGAGTTGTCTGGCAGATTGGAGTGGCCCTTGCCGAGTCATGGGCACGATCGTGGGGCAACTCGCCACCCAATACAGCCAACAAGTCAAGATCGTCAAACTCGACACGGGGTCAAACTTGCTGACAGTGCAGCGATTGGGCTTGAAAAGCGTACCAACCATCCTGGTCTTCCAAGCGGGGCAAATGGTCGCCGAATTTGTCGGCATCACCCCCTACGAGCAACTCAGCCAAACGATCGACCAGTTATTAAGAATGTCGCTGGTGGCAGGCTAG
- a CDS encoding adenylate kinase, whose product MQRIAIVGTTGAGKTTLARRVAELLDLVHVELDGLQWEPDWTPAEDGIFSDRITHALRGNRWVVDGNYSRVRDLIWQQADTIVFLDYSFWVVFGRLLGRTWRRSFYREELWNGNRENFRLSFFSTDSVLWWMVKTYRKRRREYPLLFQRSDYAHLSVVHLTSPEQTEQWCAQLAQGPIAN is encoded by the coding sequence ATGCAGCGGATTGCGATCGTGGGGACGACGGGTGCTGGGAAAACGACGCTGGCGAGACGAGTGGCCGAGTTGCTGGATCTGGTGCATGTGGAGTTGGATGGGTTGCAATGGGAACCCGATTGGACTCCGGCGGAAGATGGAATTTTTAGCGATCGCATTACCCACGCGCTTAGGGGCAATCGCTGGGTGGTGGATGGCAATTACAGCCGTGTGCGGGATTTAATTTGGCAACAGGCAGATACGATCGTGTTTTTGGATTATTCGTTTTGGGTGGTGTTTGGACGATTGTTGGGTCGGACTTGGCGACGATCGTTTTACCGAGAGGAACTGTGGAATGGGAATCGGGAAAATTTTCGCTTGTCTTTTTTCAGTACTGATTCTGTGCTGTGGTGGATGGTGAAAACCTACCGGAAAAGACGCCGCGAATATCCTTTGCTATTTCAGCGATCGGACTATGCCCATTTGTCTGTGGTTCATCTGACTTCGCCGGAACAGACGGAGCAGTGGTGTGCTCAGTTGGCTCAGGGGCCGATCGCTAATTAA
- a CDS encoding type II toxin-antitoxin system antitoxin SocA domain-containing protein, whose translation MLDCLDAARYFIIKAYDAGIGAQMTNMKVQKLLYYAQSVHLALYGESLFSNEIQAWRYGPVCPPAYQFYREFEDKQLPPPNLASIAKIDPAARQVLDEVWDYFGGYHAYRLSDMSHLEFPWKKARQGLSAESASNNPIALEDLRALGEQKLDIIEREHPAYPWVMQDVVTAALATRPTVRVEKGGVRDWLESILD comes from the coding sequence ATGCTCGATTGTCTTGATGCTGCTCGCTACTTTATTATCAAAGCCTATGATGCAGGTATTGGAGCTCAGATGACCAATATGAAGGTGCAGAAGCTGCTTTACTATGCTCAAAGTGTTCATTTGGCGTTGTATGGAGAGTCGCTTTTTAGCAATGAGATCCAGGCTTGGCGGTATGGCCCAGTTTGTCCTCCAGCCTATCAGTTCTATCGGGAATTTGAGGATAAACAGTTACCGCCCCCAAATTTAGCTTCGATAGCAAAAATCGATCCAGCGGCTCGTCAAGTTTTGGATGAAGTCTGGGACTATTTTGGTGGGTATCACGCATATCGTTTGAGTGACATGAGTCACTTGGAATTTCCGTGGAAAAAGGCAAGACAGGGTTTGTCAGCAGAATCAGCTTCCAATAATCCGATTGCTTTAGAAGATTTGCGGGCATTGGGGGAACAAAAGCTAGACATTATTGAACGTGAGCATCCGGCGTATCCTTGGGTGATGCAGGATGTGGTGACAGCGGCGTTGGCAACTAGACCGACGGTTCGGGTGGAAAAGGGAGGCGTGCGTGACTGGCTCGAGTCCATTCTCGATTGA
- a CDS encoding type II toxin-antitoxin system VapC family toxin, translating to MRGWLDLIARATKFDAQVRGYQLLHQHALNYLIIAPFNFPAIATYQELRKTYPRLGKMDLKIAAIAISQQATLLTRNSRDFGQITTLQSEDWLA from the coding sequence ATGCGCGGTTGGCTTGACCTAATTGCCCGTGCCACAAAATTCGATGCCCAAGTGCGAGGCTATCAACTTTTACATCAGCACGCCTTGAACTATCTCATCATTGCGCCCTTTAACTTTCCTGCGATCGCAACCTACCAAGAACTTCGCAAAACCTATCCTCGACTGGGCAAAATGGATCTCAAAATTGCCGCGATCGCCATCAGCCAACAAGCAACGCTACTGACACGCAATAGTCGTGATTTTGGGCAAATTACAACACTGCAAAGTGAAGATTGGCTGGCTTGA
- a CDS encoding DNA methyltransferase, with amino-acid sequence MPSSTPESLQKFVSSCAGLKDEKSDAQTFLNRFFQAFGYGDAAAAGAVMEKRIKKGSKTGKTGFADLVWTPQNLPGVLIEMKKKGEDLSKHYAQALQYWTFQVPKPKYVVLCNFDEFWIYDFNIQVDTPVDRVSLAQFVDRAPSAFAFMESSVRKPVFQNNQQEITEKAGKRMGELCQMLKARGARDGFDDLAAQRFVLQCVLAMFAEDRGLLPRDLFVSCVQECLAGTSSYDVLGGLFLAMNTPGRTPAGRYKDVEYFNGGLFERVHPIELTENELRILDVAAREDWSRVRPAIFGNIFEGTANAVERHKHGMHYTSEVDIMKIVRPTISRYWEERIAAAGTIGELNALQLELQNYRVLDPACGSGNFLYLAYLELKRIERLLLDRIAERRRGSSEQMAMGFVTPLQFFGIDLNPFAVELARVTLMIARKIAIDNFGIVDQPALPLDSLDDNIVCADALFTEWPKADAIIGNPPFLGGYRMRQELGDAYTEKVASNFFDVRDKVDFCIYWFRLAHQHLSNHGRAGLVGTNTVSQGTSRTASLEYIVQNQGYIHDAISSQPWSGDAKVHVSLVNWTKIKPHKYYLNNNEVSQINSSLTNSVDVSVAERLTANLGICFEGVKPTGKGFLLNHKEAQTWIQSDASNADVMKPFSDATSLTDKPSGSPDRWIIDFYGLTLEDASNYRIPFERVKTLVKPEREKNRDQKTREFWWLSPRPRPEMRQALSKINIYLIVPRHSKWFMFLPASSDWLPSDSTKVVASEDFYILGILTSNVHRTWVKAQSSTLKGDTRYTHNTCFETFPFPQTPTQKQIDAIRTTALELHEYRSQQMEKKGWGITKLYNEYFHEPASQLAKLHKTLDDHTLKAYGFKPTDDLLEKLLALNLELAEKEKQGQSVIGPWAPDNPPKL; translated from the coding sequence ATGCCATCTTCTACCCCGGAAAGTCTGCAAAAGTTTGTGTCGTCCTGTGCTGGTTTGAAGGACGAGAAGAGTGATGCCCAAACGTTTTTGAATCGTTTCTTTCAGGCGTTTGGCTATGGGGATGCTGCCGCTGCGGGGGCGGTGATGGAGAAGCGGATTAAGAAGGGGAGCAAGACCGGGAAGACGGGGTTTGCGGATTTGGTGTGGACACCGCAGAATTTGCCGGGTGTGCTGATTGAGATGAAGAAGAAGGGGGAAGATCTCAGCAAGCATTATGCACAGGCGTTGCAGTATTGGACGTTTCAGGTGCCGAAGCCGAAGTATGTAGTGCTGTGCAATTTTGATGAGTTTTGGATTTATGACTTCAATATTCAGGTGGATACGCCGGTCGATCGGGTGAGTTTGGCGCAGTTTGTCGATCGGGCCCCGAGCGCGTTTGCGTTTATGGAGTCGAGTGTTCGGAAGCCGGTTTTTCAGAATAATCAGCAGGAGATTACGGAGAAGGCGGGGAAGCGGATGGGGGAACTGTGCCAGATGTTGAAGGCACGGGGTGCGCGGGATGGGTTTGATGATTTGGCGGCACAGCGGTTTGTGTTGCAGTGTGTGTTGGCGATGTTTGCGGAGGATCGGGGGCTGTTGCCGAGGGATTTGTTTGTGTCCTGTGTGCAGGAGTGTTTGGCGGGGACGAGTTCCTATGATGTGTTGGGGGGATTGTTTTTGGCGATGAATACGCCGGGGAGGACGCCTGCGGGGCGCTACAAGGATGTGGAGTATTTTAATGGCGGGTTGTTTGAGCGGGTGCATCCGATCGAGCTAACGGAGAATGAACTCAGGATTTTGGATGTGGCGGCGCGGGAGGATTGGAGTCGGGTGCGTCCGGCGATTTTTGGCAATATTTTTGAAGGGACGGCGAATGCAGTAGAGCGGCATAAGCACGGGATGCATTACACGTCGGAGGTGGACATTATGAAAATTGTGCGTCCGACGATTAGCCGATATTGGGAGGAGCGGATTGCGGCGGCGGGGACGATCGGGGAGTTGAATGCGTTGCAGTTGGAGTTGCAGAATTATCGGGTGCTTGATCCGGCTTGTGGGAGTGGGAATTTTTTGTATTTGGCGTATCTGGAGTTGAAGCGGATTGAGCGGTTGTTGTTGGATCGGATTGCGGAGCGGCGGCGGGGCAGTAGTGAGCAGATGGCGATGGGGTTTGTGACGCCGTTGCAGTTTTTTGGGATTGATTTGAATCCGTTTGCGGTGGAGTTGGCGCGGGTGACGCTGATGATTGCGCGGAAGATTGCGATTGATAATTTTGGGATTGTCGATCAGCCTGCGTTGCCGTTGGATTCGTTGGATGACAATATTGTGTGTGCAGATGCGTTGTTTACGGAATGGCCGAAGGCGGATGCAATTATTGGGAATCCCCCGTTTTTGGGTGGGTATCGGATGCGTCAAGAATTAGGAGATGCTTATACTGAAAAAGTTGCTAGCAATTTTTTCGACGTTAGAGACAAAGTTGATTTTTGTATTTATTGGTTTCGGCTAGCTCATCAACACCTTAGCAACCATGGAAGAGCAGGTTTAGTAGGAACTAACACTGTTAGTCAAGGCACTAGCAGAACTGCTTCGCTTGAGTATATTGTTCAAAATCAAGGTTATATACATGATGCAATTTCCTCTCAACCTTGGTCGGGAGATGCTAAAGTTCATGTGAGTCTTGTTAACTGGACAAAAATCAAGCCGCACAAATATTACCTTAATAACAATGAAGTATCTCAAATTAATTCATCATTGACTAATTCAGTTGATGTCTCAGTTGCGGAACGGCTAACAGCTAATTTGGGAATTTGTTTTGAAGGTGTTAAGCCAACAGGAAAAGGATTTTTGCTTAATCATAAAGAAGCTCAAACTTGGATTCAATCTGATGCAAGTAATGCAGATGTAATGAAGCCTTTTTCAGATGCAACTAGTCTGACCGATAAACCCTCTGGCAGTCCTGATCGTTGGATCATTGATTTTTATGGGCTAACTCTAGAAGATGCCAGTAATTACCGGATACCTTTTGAACGTGTAAAAACTCTAGTAAAACCAGAACGCGAAAAAAATAGAGATCAAAAAACGAGAGAATTTTGGTGGCTCTCACCACGGCCACGACCAGAAATGAGACAGGCATTGTCAAAAATTAATATATATTTGATTGTTCCACGACATTCAAAATGGTTTATGTTCCTTCCAGCATCATCAGATTGGTTGCCAAGCGACTCAACCAAAGTTGTAGCCTCAGAAGATTTCTACATCCTCGGAATCCTCACCTCAAACGTCCACCGCACCTGGGTCAAAGCCCAAAGCTCAACCCTAAAAGGCGATACCCGCTACACCCACAACACCTGCTTTGAAACCTTCCCCTTCCCCCAAACCCCCACCCAAAAACAAATCGACGCAATCCGCACAACCGCCCTCGAACTCCACGAATACCGCAGCCAACAAATGGAGAAAAAAGGCTGGGGCATCACCAAACTCTACAACGAATACTTCCACGAACCCGCCTCCCAACTCGCCAAACTCCACAAAACCCTAGACGACCACACCCTCAAAGCCTACGGCTTCAAACCCACCGACGACCTCCTAGAAAAGCTCCTAGCACTCAACCTAGAACTCGCAGAGAAGGAGAAACAAGGCCAATCAGTCATCGGCCCCTGGGCACCCGACAATCCGCCAAAGCTATAA